A single window of Salvia splendens isolate huo1 chromosome 8, SspV2, whole genome shotgun sequence DNA harbors:
- the LOC121744393 gene encoding uncharacterized protein LOC121744393, whose amino-acid sequence MDGRRITASPRPCCGRRVVAKKRPRGGLDGFVNSVKKLQRREISSKRDRAFSMSDAQERFRNIRLQEEYDTHDPKGYSSLSLPFLKKRSKIIEIVAARDIVFALAQSGVCAAFSRETNQRICFLNVCPDEVIRSLFYNKNNDSLITVSVYASDNFSSLKCRTTRIEYIRRGKPDAGFPLFESESLKWPGFVEFDDVNGKVLTYSAQDSIYKVFDLKNYTMLYSISDKNVQEIKISPGIMLLIFTKTQGAVPLKILSIEDGTVLKSFNHLLHRNKKVDFIEQFNEKLLVKQENENLQIVDVRNVEITEVSRTEFMTPSAFIFLYENQLFLTFRNRTVAVWNFRGELVTSFEDHLLWHPDCNTNNIYITSDQDLIISYCKADSDEPLSDGIAGSINISNILTGKCLAKIKASNSLPMNECNCSAGCGGKKCNSRKRIQASRISTVTEALEDITALFYDEDRNEIYTGNRHGLVHVWSN is encoded by the exons ATGGACGGACGGAGAATAACGGCGAGCCCCAGGCCATGCTGTGGCCGGCGAGTGGTGGCGAAGAAGCGGCCGCGCGGCGGTTTAGATGGCTTTGTCAACAGCGTGAAGAAGCTGCAGAGAAGGGAGATTTCCTCGAAGCGTGACCGTGCTTTTAGCATGAGTGATGCTCAGGAGCGATTCCGCAACATTCGCTTGCAG GAGGAGTATGATACTCATGATCCCAAGGGATATTCTTCTTTGTCGTTACCATTTCTGAAGAAGAGGTCAAAAATTATTGAGATAGTTGCTGCCCGTGATATTGTCTTCGCACTTGCCCAATCTGGTGTCTGTGCAGCATTTAGTCGAG AGACTAACCAGAGGATATGCTTCTTGAATGTTTGTCCTGATGAAGTCATTCGGAGCTTATTCTACAACAAAAATAATGATTCGTTAATCACTGTTTCAGTCTATGCTTCAGATAATTTTAGTTCCTTAAAATGCAGAACAACAAGGATCGA ATACATACGAAGAGGCAAACCTGATGCTGGCTTCCCTCTTTTCGAGTCCGAGTCATTGAAGTGGCCTGGTTTTGTTGAGTTTGATGATGTTAATGGAAAGGTTCTTACCTACTCCGCACAAGACAG CATATACAAGGTTTTTGACTTGAAAAACTACACGATGTTGTACTCAATTTCGGATAAAAATGTTCAGGAGATTAAGATCAG TCCAGGAATCATGCTTTTGATATTTACAAAAACCCAAGGCGCTGTCCCTTTGAAGATTCTCTCAATTGAAGATGGGACTGTTTTAAAATCGTTCAACCATCTTCTTCATAGAAACAAGAAGGTTGATTTCATTGAACAGTTCAATGAAAAGCTTCTAGTCAAGCAGGAGAATGAGAATCTCCAGATTGTTGAT GTTCGCAATGTTGAGATAACAGAAGTTAGCCGGACCGAGTTCATGACCCCTTCCGCATTCATATTTCTGTACGAGAACCAATTATTCCTGACGTTCAGAAACCGAACAGTTGCTGTCTGGAACTTCAGAGGGGAACTTGTGACCTCGTTTGAGGATCACCTTTTATGGCATCCTGATTGCAACACTAACAACATATATATTACAAGCGATCAGGATCTCATCATTTCGTATTGCAAAGCAGATTCTGATGAACCATTATCTGATGGGATTG CGGGTTCTATCAACATCAGCAATATCTTAACGGGAAAGTGCTTGGCAAAAATAAAAGCGAGCAATAGTCTTCCGATGAACGAATGCAACTGCAGTGCAGGTTGTGGGGGGAAGAAGTGCAACTCAAGGAAGCGCATTCAAGCTTCTAGAATCAGCACTGTTACTGAGGCCCTGGAAGATATCACTGCCCTCTTCTACGATGAAGACCGCAATGAGATTTACACTGGAAATAGGCATGGTCTTGTTCATGTGTGGTCCAACTAA